One genomic region from Streptomyces venezuelae encodes:
- a CDS encoding helix-turn-helix transcriptional regulator: MRADRLVSLVLLLRRHGRLTADTLARELEVSTRTVLRDIEALSVAGVPVYAERGRHGGFSLLPGFRTELTGLNHDEALALLTAGTGRGEQVLGLGSALASAVRKVVDALPEGRLATASDAAQRFLVDPETDLLSRRQATDEVPDATMTEVRRAVLAGHKLRIHYAATGQAPRWRTVDPIGLVTVRDRGYLLAAREGEDRTYRLSRVVAAEELPEAAERPNRVDLDRIWRERSARFLSDGHITVLVRVDPARREDLLDTAVAVRAEEPDEDGRLRLALTYQDAWHAEWALWQLGTDVEALSPRSLRTALRERAAAVVARYDDA, encoded by the coding sequence ATGCGCGCCGACCGGCTGGTCTCCCTGGTGCTCCTGCTGCGCCGGCACGGCCGTCTGACCGCGGACACGCTCGCCCGCGAGCTGGAGGTGTCGACCCGCACCGTGCTGCGCGACATCGAGGCGCTGTCCGTGGCGGGCGTCCCGGTCTACGCCGAGCGCGGGCGGCACGGGGGGTTCTCGTTGCTGCCCGGCTTCCGGACCGAGCTCACCGGGCTGAACCACGACGAGGCCCTGGCCCTGCTGACGGCCGGAACGGGGCGCGGCGAGCAGGTGCTCGGCCTCGGCTCGGCGCTCGCCTCGGCCGTACGCAAGGTGGTCGACGCGCTGCCCGAAGGCCGGCTGGCCACCGCGAGCGACGCGGCCCAGCGCTTCCTCGTCGACCCGGAGACCGACCTGCTCTCCCGCCGGCAAGCGACCGACGAGGTGCCCGACGCCACCATGACCGAGGTCCGCCGCGCGGTGCTCGCCGGACACAAGCTGCGCATCCACTACGCGGCCACGGGCCAGGCGCCGCGCTGGCGCACGGTGGACCCGATCGGTCTGGTCACCGTCCGGGACCGGGGCTACCTGCTGGCCGCGAGAGAGGGCGAGGACCGCACCTACCGGCTGTCGCGGGTGGTGGCCGCCGAGGAGCTCCCCGAAGCGGCCGAGCGGCCGAACCGGGTCGACCTGGACCGGATCTGGCGGGAACGCTCCGCGCGGTTCCTCTCCGACGGCCACATCACCGTGCTGGTGCGGGTGGACCCGGCGCGCCGGGAGGACCTGCTGGACACCGCGGTGGCCGTCCGCGCGGAGGAACCCGACGAGGACGGCCGGCTGCGTCTTGCGCTGACCTATCAGGACGCGTGGCACGCCGAATGGGCTCTGTGGCAGCTCGGCACGGACGTGGAGGCCCTGTCCCCGCGGTCGTTGCGGACGGCGCTGCGCGAGCGGGCCGCCGCCGTCGTCGCCCGCTACGACGACGCCTGA
- a CDS encoding RidA family protein, which translates to MERTAINPVTWSLEMGFNQGELVSGHTRTLYVSGQTAMSPEGKPLHEGDMAAQLALSVENLEAVLREAGMTLANLVRLNVYTTDVDGLFPHYGVLAGRLGAAGAAPATTMLGVVRLAVPGQLIELEGTAVG; encoded by the coding sequence ATGGAGCGAACGGCGATCAACCCGGTGACGTGGTCGCTGGAGATGGGGTTCAACCAGGGCGAGCTCGTCTCCGGGCACACCCGCACCCTGTACGTCTCCGGCCAGACCGCGATGAGCCCCGAGGGCAAGCCCCTGCACGAGGGCGACATGGCAGCGCAGTTGGCCCTGAGCGTCGAGAACCTGGAGGCGGTGCTGCGCGAGGCCGGCATGACCCTCGCGAACCTCGTCCGTCTCAACGTCTACACGACCGACGTCGACGGGCTCTTCCCGCACTACGGCGTACTCGCCGGACGGCTGGGCGCCGCCGGCGCGGCACCGGCGACCACGATGCTCGGGGTCGTCCGGCTGGCCGTCCCCGGGCAGCTGATCGAGCTGGAGGGAACTGCCGTCGGGTAG
- a CDS encoding M4 family metallopeptidase produces MTRRTRRTSRGLVAAAAVAGTAAAALLPSPGAVAAALPQARVFMVNPVQSSGDQSLADHKDAASDVPASAYATVTLRNLDASGGLSGKWVTVRSETGKPAKVADATTYDRSQDQFEQVMAYFWINEAQEYLQGLGFGTELPGANDRVQPVRLNQYGADNSFFTDKKDEIRLGKGGVDDAEDADVVVHEYGHAVHHAQVPGFGTNAESGAIGEAFGDYLAVAVGTHAATKYGWPLKADAACVADWDATGYSEAPHCLRRIDGTKTYADREGEVHADGEIWSRALLDIRTSLGARTADRIIVNAQFGFAPDTSFEAAAKTTVATAQKMYGTAAADAVRDAFRARAIPGV; encoded by the coding sequence ATGACCCGCCGCACCCGCCGTACCTCGCGCGGCCTGGTCGCCGCGGCCGCCGTCGCCGGTACGGCCGCCGCCGCCCTGCTCCCGTCCCCGGGGGCCGTCGCGGCCGCGCTGCCGCAGGCCCGGGTCTTCATGGTGAACCCGGTGCAGTCCTCCGGCGACCAGTCCCTCGCCGACCACAAGGACGCGGCGAGCGACGTGCCCGCCTCCGCCTACGCCACCGTCACGCTCCGGAACCTCGACGCGAGCGGCGGACTGTCCGGCAAGTGGGTCACCGTCCGCTCCGAGACGGGCAAGCCCGCCAAGGTCGCCGACGCCACCACGTACGACCGCTCCCAGGACCAGTTCGAGCAGGTCATGGCGTACTTCTGGATCAACGAGGCGCAGGAGTACCTCCAGGGCCTCGGCTTCGGCACCGAGCTGCCCGGGGCGAACGACCGCGTACAGCCGGTCCGGCTCAACCAGTACGGCGCCGACAACTCCTTCTTCACCGACAAGAAGGACGAGATCCGCCTCGGCAAGGGCGGTGTCGACGACGCCGAGGACGCGGACGTCGTCGTCCACGAGTACGGCCACGCCGTGCACCACGCCCAGGTGCCCGGCTTCGGCACGAACGCCGAGTCCGGCGCGATCGGCGAGGCCTTCGGCGACTACCTCGCCGTCGCGGTCGGCACGCACGCGGCCACGAAGTACGGCTGGCCGCTGAAGGCCGACGCGGCCTGCGTCGCCGACTGGGACGCCACCGGCTACAGCGAGGCGCCGCACTGCCTGCGCCGGATCGACGGCACGAAGACCTACGCGGACCGCGAGGGCGAGGTCCACGCCGACGGCGAGATCTGGTCCCGGGCGCTCCTCGACATCCGCACCTCGCTCGGCGCCCGGACCGCCGACCGGATCATCGTCAACGCCCAGTTCGGCTTCGCCCCCGACACGAGCTTCGAGGCCGCGGCGAAGACGACCGTCGCGACCGCGCAGAAGATGTACGGCACGGCGGCGGCGGACGCGGTAAGGGACGCCTTCCGGGCGCGCGCGATCCCGGGCGTCTGA
- a CDS encoding acyl-CoA dehydrogenase family protein yields MSTLVETEELSALRAAVSALGHRHGPGFDRAALWAEAGKLGYLGVNLPEEYGGGGGGMAELSVVLEEAGAAGAPLLMMVVSPAICGTVIARFGTEEQKRAWLPGLADGSRTMAFGITEPDAGSNSHRITTTATRTEEGWVLSGRKVFVSGVDIADATLIVGRTSDARTGSLKPCLFIVPRDAPGFGRRHIEMELDANEKQFELTLDDVHLPAEALVGDEDAGLLQLFAGLNPERIMTAAFAIGMGRYALAQAVKYAKERQVWKTPIGAHQAIAHPLAQAHIELELARLMMAKAAHLYDAGDDMGAGEAANMAKYAAGEACVRAVDTAVHTLGGNGLTKEFGLARLVTAARVARIAPVSREMILNFVSHQTLGLPKSY; encoded by the coding sequence ATGAGCACCCTTGTCGAAACCGAAGAGCTGTCCGCGCTCCGCGCCGCCGTCTCCGCCCTCGGACACCGCCACGGCCCCGGCTTCGACCGGGCCGCGCTGTGGGCCGAGGCGGGCAAGCTCGGCTACCTGGGCGTGAACCTGCCCGAGGAGTACGGGGGCGGGGGCGGCGGCATGGCCGAACTGTCGGTCGTCCTGGAGGAGGCGGGCGCCGCCGGGGCCCCGCTCCTCATGATGGTCGTCTCGCCCGCGATCTGCGGCACGGTCATCGCCCGCTTCGGCACCGAGGAGCAGAAGCGGGCCTGGCTCCCGGGCCTCGCGGACGGTTCGAGGACGATGGCCTTCGGCATCACCGAACCCGACGCGGGCTCCAACTCGCACCGCATCACGACGACCGCGACCCGCACCGAGGAGGGCTGGGTCCTGAGCGGCCGCAAGGTCTTCGTCTCGGGCGTCGACATCGCCGACGCGACGCTCATCGTGGGCCGCACCTCCGACGCCCGCACCGGCAGCCTCAAGCCCTGTCTCTTCATCGTCCCGCGCGACGCCCCGGGCTTCGGCCGGCGCCACATCGAGATGGAACTCGACGCGAACGAGAAGCAGTTCGAGCTCACCCTCGACGACGTCCACCTCCCCGCCGAGGCACTCGTCGGCGACGAGGACGCGGGTCTGCTCCAGCTCTTCGCGGGCCTCAACCCGGAGCGGATCATGACGGCGGCCTTCGCCATCGGCATGGGCAGGTACGCCCTCGCGCAGGCCGTGAAGTACGCGAAGGAGCGCCAGGTCTGGAAGACGCCGATCGGCGCCCACCAGGCCATCGCGCACCCCCTGGCGCAGGCCCACATCGAGCTCGAACTGGCCCGTCTGATGATGGCGAAGGCGGCCCACCTCTACGACGCGGGCGACGACATGGGCGCGGGCGAGGCCGCCAACATGGCGAAGTACGCGGCGGGAGAGGCCTGCGTGCGGGCGGTCGACACCGCGGTCCACACCCTCGGCGGCAACGGCCTCACCAAGGAGTTCGGGCTCGCCCGGCTGGTCACCGCCGCCCGCGTGGCCAGGATCGCCCCCGTCAGCCGGGAGATGATCCTCAACTTCGTGTCGCACCAGACGCTGGGGCTGCCCAAGTCGTACTGA
- a CDS encoding FG-GAP repeat domain-containing protein yields the protein MLHTRRLAACAALALGVGLLSVGPTSPTADAAPAATPAKPRFDRDGDGRSDRVYRSATTGELRISLSKTGTSAPFALSHPGMEILPADDLTGTATPELLTLHADGGLVLRRGDSPTSVGTADWSGYGWQIYNKVLAPGDLTKDGHQDLLARTPDGTLYLYAGKGTIDNGGPFRTRAKVGTGWQVYDQLVGTNDLDGDAIADMVARTPGGDLYFYKGTGSATVPFKARVLIGGGWYTYNQIIGADDLDGDGRADLLARTYSGAFYRYLSVGGGKFGTPTSYGGGGQSLSYYLGQGGVPAYGKHNLFTVNGAGTAFTHGTLADGRLTAARQYAGAGDFAYHWPTVNGYALDGVDRANVLTADSRGLTMWREEGGSPLGHQVGSGSAYQNYLFKVSPGDVNGDGEADFVGADHQGDLFLHLGLKSHVPAYLGPAVRIGTNGSRDILIGPGDVTGDGRPDLISREGEVLYVHAGTGSATAPFAPRVYVGHGWYAYEHLASPGDMDGDGRADLVAVTPGGDVYRYSARGLRGAYTFKARVKIASGWTYDHVS from the coding sequence TTGCTCCACACGCGCCGCCTCGCGGCCTGCGCGGCCCTCGCCCTCGGCGTGGGCCTGCTGTCCGTCGGCCCCACGTCACCGACGGCGGACGCCGCCCCCGCCGCGACCCCGGCGAAGCCCCGCTTCGACCGGGACGGGGACGGCCGCAGCGACCGGGTCTACCGGTCGGCCACCACCGGCGAGCTGCGGATATCCCTGTCGAAGACCGGCACCAGCGCGCCGTTCGCGCTCAGCCACCCCGGCATGGAGATCCTGCCGGCGGACGACCTCACGGGAACCGCGACCCCGGAACTGCTGACGCTCCATGCCGACGGCGGCCTCGTGCTGCGCCGCGGCGACAGCCCCACCTCCGTCGGCACGGCGGACTGGTCGGGATACGGCTGGCAGATCTACAACAAGGTCCTCGCCCCCGGCGACCTGACCAAGGACGGGCACCAGGACCTGCTGGCCCGCACCCCGGACGGCACGCTCTACCTGTACGCGGGGAAGGGCACGATCGACAACGGCGGCCCGTTCAGGACCCGCGCCAAGGTCGGTACCGGCTGGCAGGTCTACGACCAGCTCGTCGGCACCAACGACCTCGACGGCGACGCGATCGCCGACATGGTCGCCAGGACGCCGGGCGGCGACCTCTACTTCTACAAGGGCACCGGCTCGGCCACCGTCCCCTTCAAGGCCCGCGTCCTGATCGGCGGCGGCTGGTACACGTACAACCAGATCATCGGCGCCGACGACCTCGACGGCGACGGCAGGGCCGACCTCCTGGCCCGCACGTACAGCGGCGCGTTCTACCGGTACCTCTCCGTCGGCGGCGGGAAGTTCGGGACGCCCACGTCCTACGGGGGCGGCGGCCAGAGCCTCTCGTACTACCTCGGCCAGGGCGGCGTACCGGCGTACGGAAAGCACAACCTGTTCACCGTGAACGGCGCGGGCACCGCCTTCACCCACGGGACGCTGGCGGACGGCAGGCTCACCGCGGCCAGGCAGTACGCCGGGGCCGGGGACTTCGCCTACCACTGGCCCACCGTCAACGGGTACGCCCTGGACGGGGTCGACCGGGCCAACGTGCTGACCGCCGACAGCCGCGGCCTCACGATGTGGCGCGAGGAGGGCGGCAGCCCGCTCGGCCACCAGGTCGGCAGCGGCAGCGCCTATCAGAACTACCTGTTCAAGGTCTCACCCGGCGACGTCAACGGCGACGGCGAGGCCGACTTCGTCGGCGCGGACCACCAGGGCGACCTCTTCCTCCACCTGGGCCTGAAGAGTCACGTGCCCGCGTACCTCGGCCCGGCCGTGCGGATCGGCACGAACGGGTCGAGGGACATCCTGATCGGCCCCGGGGACGTCACGGGCGACGGCCGCCCCGACCTGATCTCCCGGGAGGGCGAGGTCCTGTACGTGCACGCGGGCACCGGGTCCGCCACCGCTCCGTTCGCTCCGCGCGTCTACGTCGGCCACGGCTGGTATGCGTACGAGCACCTGGCCTCGCCCGGCGACATGGACGGCGACGGCCGGGCCGACCTGGTCGCCGTCACCCCGGGCGGTGACGTGTACCGCTACTCGGCCCGCGGCCTGCGCGGCGCGTACACGTTCAAGGCCCGCGTCAAGATCGCCTCGGGCTGGACGTACGACCACGTCAGCTGA
- a CDS encoding acetyl/propionyl/methylcrotonyl-CoA carboxylase subunit alpha, which produces MISTVLVANRGEIACRVFRTCRELGVSTVAVYSDADADALHVREADAAVRLPGAAPSETYLRGDLVVKAALAAGADAVHPGYGFLSENADFARAVTDAGLVWIGPPPEAIEAMASKTRAKELLGIAPLSDVTEADLPVLVKAAAGGGGRGMRIVRELTSLPEELRAASAEAASAFGDGEVFVEPYVENGRHVEVQVLADAHGTVWALGTRDCSLQRRHQKVIEEAPAPGLPAGLEASLLDTAVRAAEAVGYVGAGTVEFLVADGRAHFLEMNTRLQVEHPVTEEVYGVDLVALQLAVAQGEALPPEPPAPRGHAIEARLYAEDPARGWAPQTGVLHRFEVPREGRVRVDTGYVSGDEVGIHYDAMLAKVVVHAPTRAEAARKLAHTLERARIHGPATNRELLVASLRHPEYAAARRLDTGFYERNLTTLTAAPEGARYAAVAAALADASTNRGRFGGGWRNLRSQDETRTYGGIEIRYRPTRGGGHEVTAPEGVRVVSAAPDRVRLEVDGVVRDFEVAAYGSGEVVHVGPHRLTPRPRFPDPADQREPGSLLAPMPGTVVRLADGLAVGDRVLAGQPLLWLEAMKMEHRVTAPASGTLTALHAAPGRQVEVGALLAVVQTEATEEDPV; this is translated from the coding sequence ATGATTTCGACCGTACTGGTCGCGAACCGCGGCGAGATCGCCTGCCGGGTCTTCCGCACCTGCCGTGAGCTGGGCGTCTCCACCGTCGCCGTGTACTCCGACGCGGACGCCGACGCCCTGCACGTCCGCGAGGCCGACGCGGCCGTACGCCTGCCGGGGGCGGCGCCCTCGGAGACGTACCTGCGCGGCGACCTCGTCGTGAAGGCGGCGCTCGCGGCGGGCGCCGACGCCGTCCACCCCGGCTACGGCTTCCTCTCCGAGAACGCCGACTTCGCACGGGCCGTGACCGACGCGGGCCTCGTCTGGATCGGTCCGCCGCCCGAGGCGATCGAGGCGATGGCCTCGAAGACCAGGGCGAAGGAGCTCCTGGGGATCGCCCCGCTGTCGGACGTGACCGAGGCGGATCTGCCCGTCCTGGTGAAGGCGGCGGCGGGCGGCGGCGGCCGGGGCATGCGGATCGTCCGCGAGCTCACCTCACTGCCCGAGGAGTTGAGGGCCGCGTCCGCCGAGGCCGCGAGCGCCTTCGGGGACGGCGAGGTCTTCGTCGAGCCGTACGTGGAGAACGGCCGGCACGTGGAGGTGCAGGTCCTCGCCGACGCCCACGGCACGGTCTGGGCGCTCGGCACCCGCGACTGCTCCCTCCAGCGCCGCCACCAGAAGGTGATCGAGGAGGCCCCGGCGCCCGGCCTTCCGGCCGGCCTGGAGGCGTCCCTCCTCGACACGGCCGTCCGCGCGGCGGAGGCCGTCGGCTACGTCGGCGCGGGCACGGTCGAGTTCCTGGTCGCGGACGGCCGGGCGCACTTCCTGGAGATGAACACCCGGCTCCAGGTCGAGCACCCGGTGACGGAGGAGGTGTACGGGGTCGACCTGGTCGCCCTCCAGCTCGCCGTCGCCCAGGGCGAGGCACTGCCGCCGGAGCCCCCGGCCCCGCGCGGCCACGCGATCGAGGCCCGCCTCTACGCGGAGGACCCGGCCCGGGGATGGGCGCCCCAGACGGGTGTCCTGCACCGCTTCGAGGTTCCCCGCGAGGGCCGGGTCCGGGTCGACACCGGATACGTCTCCGGGGACGAGGTCGGCATCCACTACGACGCGATGCTCGCGAAGGTCGTCGTCCACGCCCCCACCCGCGCCGAGGCCGCCCGCAAGCTCGCCCACACCCTGGAGCGGGCCCGGATCCACGGCCCCGCCACCAACCGGGAGCTGCTCGTCGCGTCGCTGCGCCACCCCGAGTACGCCGCGGCGCGGAGGCTGGACACCGGCTTCTACGAGCGGAACCTCACCACCCTGACCGCCGCCCCCGAAGGCGCCCGGTACGCGGCCGTAGCCGCCGCCCTCGCCGACGCGAGCACCAACAGGGGCCGTTTCGGCGGCGGTTGGCGCAACCTCCGCTCCCAGGACGAGACGAGGACGTACGGCGGCATCGAGATCCGCTACCGGCCGACCCGCGGCGGAGGCCACGAGGTCACCGCGCCCGAGGGTGTACGGGTGGTGTCGGCGGCGCCCGACCGCGTACGTCTCGAAGTGGACGGGGTCGTACGGGACTTCGAGGTCGCCGCGTACGGATCGGGAGAGGTCGTCCACGTCGGCCCCCACCGCCTCACCCCCCGCCCCCGCTTCCCCGACCCCGCCGACCAGCGGGAACCCGGCTCGCTGCTCGCCCCCATGCCCGGCACCGTCGTACGGCTCGCGGACGGTCTCGCCGTCGGCGACCGGGTCCTTGCCGGGCAGCCGCTTCTCTGGCTGGAGGCCATGAAGATGGAGCACCGCGTCACCGCTCCCGCCTCCGGCACGCTCACCGCGCTCCACGCCGCCCCCGGCCGCCAGGTCGAGGTCGGCGCCCTGCTCGCCGTCGTACAGACCGAAGCAACGGAGGAAGACCCCGTATGA
- a CDS encoding TetR/AcrR family transcriptional regulator → MAAVTAPRPDRNPKPDRNPKQDRSRATRQRLLEAAVACLAEHGWAGSTVAVVAERAGVSRGAAQHHFPTREDLFTAAVEYVAEERSQALRTLRTDNREQAVEALVGLYTGPLFRAALHLWVAASDEAQLRGRVTELEARVGRESHRIAVEVLGADESRPGVRETVQGLLDMARGLGLATLLTDDRARRERVVSQWARLVNEALSD, encoded by the coding sequence ATGGCGGCAGTGACCGCGCCCAGGCCGGACCGGAATCCCAAGCCGGACCGGAACCCCAAGCAGGACAGGAGCCGCGCCACCCGGCAGCGGCTCCTGGAGGCCGCGGTGGCCTGCCTGGCCGAGCACGGCTGGGCGGGTTCCACGGTCGCCGTCGTCGCCGAACGGGCCGGTGTCTCCCGGGGCGCGGCCCAGCACCACTTCCCGACCCGCGAGGACCTCTTCACGGCGGCCGTCGAGTACGTCGCCGAGGAACGCTCGCAGGCCCTGCGGACACTCCGTACGGACAACCGCGAGCAGGCCGTCGAGGCCCTCGTCGGCCTCTACACCGGGCCCCTCTTCCGGGCCGCGCTCCACCTCTGGGTCGCGGCCTCCGACGAGGCCCAGCTCCGGGGCCGGGTCACCGAACTGGAGGCCCGGGTCGGCCGGGAGTCCCACCGGATCGCCGTCGAGGTCCTGGGCGCCGACGAGTCCCGCCCCGGCGTCCGCGAGACGGTCCAGGGCCTGCTGGACATGGCCCGCGGCCTGGGCCTCGCCACCCTCCTGACGGACGACCGCGCCCGCCGGGAACGGGTGGTGTCCCAGTGGGCGCGGCTGGTGAACGAGGCGCTGAGCGACTAG
- a CDS encoding 4-coumarate--CoA ligase family protein yields the protein MVFHSEYEAVPTVSLPIHDAVLGRAAEWGDTPALIDGAGEFTLTYGQVDAFHRRVAAGLAETGVRKGDVLALHSPNTVLFPVAFYAATRAGASVTTVHPLATPEEFAKQLRDSSARWIVTVSPLLPTARAAAELAGGIEEIFVCDQSPEGEGTRSLQSFLASAGPVPEPRIDPDEDVAALPYSSGTTGVPKGVMLTHTSIATNLTQLAPLVPMGPGDRILAVLPFFHIYGLTALMNAPLRHGATVVVLPRFDLDTFLGAVQKHRINGLYVAPPIILALAKHPAVADYDLSSLKYIVSSAAPLDAALAEACSARLGLPPVRQAYGMTELSPATHVTPLDAETSPPGTVGKLLPSTELRILSLDDPAKDAAPGEAGEVAIRGPQVMKGYLGRPDATAAMIDEDGWVHTGDIGRVDADGWLFVVDRVKELIKYKGFQVAPAELEALLLTHEGVADAAVVGVTDAEGTETPKAFVVRQPSAPGLTAEDVMAHVAARVAPYKKVRGVEFVESIPRAVSGKILRRELRNRA from the coding sequence ATGGTGTTCCACAGCGAGTACGAGGCCGTTCCGACCGTCTCCCTGCCGATCCACGACGCGGTGCTCGGCCGCGCGGCCGAATGGGGCGACACCCCCGCACTGATCGACGGGGCAGGGGAGTTCACCCTCACGTACGGGCAGGTCGACGCCTTTCATCGGCGGGTAGCCGCCGGGCTCGCCGAGACCGGCGTGCGGAAGGGGGACGTGCTCGCGCTGCACAGCCCCAACACCGTCCTCTTCCCCGTCGCGTTCTACGCCGCCACCCGCGCGGGCGCCTCCGTCACCACCGTGCACCCGCTCGCCACGCCCGAGGAGTTCGCCAAGCAGCTCCGCGACTCCTCCGCACGCTGGATCGTCACCGTCTCCCCGCTGCTCCCGACGGCCCGCGCGGCGGCCGAACTCGCGGGCGGCATCGAGGAGATATTCGTCTGCGACCAGTCCCCCGAGGGGGAGGGCACCCGGTCGCTCCAGTCCTTCCTGGCCTCCGCCGGACCCGTCCCTGAGCCGCGGATCGACCCCGACGAGGACGTGGCGGCCCTGCCGTACTCCTCCGGCACCACCGGCGTCCCCAAGGGCGTGATGCTCACGCACACGTCGATCGCCACCAACCTGACGCAGCTGGCCCCGCTGGTCCCGATGGGCCCCGGCGACCGCATCCTCGCGGTACTGCCCTTCTTCCACATCTACGGCCTGACGGCCCTCATGAACGCCCCGCTCCGCCACGGCGCCACCGTCGTCGTCCTGCCGCGCTTCGACCTCGACACCTTCCTCGGGGCCGTCCAGAAGCACCGCATCAACGGCCTGTACGTCGCCCCGCCGATCATCCTGGCCCTCGCCAAGCACCCGGCCGTCGCCGACTACGACCTGTCGTCCCTGAAGTACATCGTCAGCTCCGCCGCCCCGCTCGACGCGGCCCTCGCCGAGGCCTGTTCGGCCCGGCTCGGGCTGCCGCCGGTCCGCCAGGCGTACGGCATGACGGAGCTCTCCCCGGCCACCCACGTCACCCCGCTCGACGCCGAGACGTCCCCACCCGGCACCGTCGGCAAACTGTTGCCCTCGACCGAGCTCCGGATCCTGTCCCTCGACGACCCGGCGAAGGACGCGGCGCCCGGCGAGGCCGGCGAGGTCGCCATCCGGGGACCGCAGGTCATGAAGGGCTACCTGGGGCGGCCCGACGCCACCGCCGCCATGATCGACGAAGACGGCTGGGTCCACACCGGCGACATCGGGCGCGTCGACGCCGACGGCTGGCTGTTCGTCGTCGACCGGGTGAAGGAGCTCATCAAGTACAAGGGCTTCCAGGTCGCCCCCGCCGAACTCGAAGCGCTCCTCCTCACCCACGAGGGCGTCGCCGACGCCGCCGTCGTCGGCGTCACCGACGCCGAGGGCACCGAGACCCCCAAGGCCTTCGTCGTACGCCAGCCCTCGGCGCCCGGCCTGACCGCCGAGGACGTCATGGCGCACGTCGCCGCCCGGGTCGCCCCGTACAAGAAGGTCCGCGGCGTGGAGTTCGTGGAGAGCATCCCGCGGGCGGTGTCCGGCAAGATCCTCCGCCGAGAATTGAGGAACCGCGCATGA
- a CDS encoding enoyl-CoA hydratase family protein, whose translation MTLVDITEERGVTTLALDSPVTRNALSTHLVTELADALTACGKDPAVRAVVLTHTGGTFSAGADLKAPPSPYAFVDLLRQLVELPKPVVGHVTGHVRAGGLGLLGACDVVTAGEAADFALTEVRIGVAPAVISLTLLPKLDPRAAARYYLTGERFGVPEAVAMGLVTAGAEAFPGILDALRAGSPQGLREAKRLVTARVLETFERDAEELVQRSATLFASAEAREGMTAFLERRDPEWRQ comes from the coding sequence ATGACCCTGGTCGACATCACCGAGGAGCGGGGCGTCACCACGCTCGCCCTCGACTCCCCGGTCACCCGCAACGCCCTCTCCACCCACCTCGTCACCGAGCTCGCCGACGCCCTCACCGCCTGCGGCAAGGACCCGGCGGTCCGGGCGGTGGTCCTCACCCACACCGGCGGCACGTTCAGCGCGGGCGCCGACCTGAAGGCCCCGCCCAGCCCGTACGCCTTCGTGGACCTGCTCCGGCAGCTCGTCGAACTGCCGAAACCCGTCGTCGGCCACGTCACCGGGCACGTCCGGGCCGGCGGACTCGGCCTCCTCGGGGCGTGCGACGTCGTGACGGCGGGGGAGGCGGCGGACTTCGCGCTCACCGAGGTACGCATCGGGGTCGCGCCCGCCGTCATCTCCCTCACCCTCCTCCCGAAACTCGACCCGCGCGCGGCGGCCCGCTACTACCTGACGGGCGAGCGGTTCGGCGTGCCGGAGGCCGTCGCGATGGGCCTCGTCACGGCCGGGGCGGAGGCCTTCCCCGGCATCCTCGACGCCCTTCGCGCGGGCTCCCCGCAAGGCCTCCGGGAAGCGAAACGGCTGGTCACCGCTAGAGTCCTGGAGACCTTCGAACGCGACGCGGAGGAACTGGTGCAGAGGTCGGCCACACTCTTCGCCTCCGCCGAGGCGCGCGAAGGGATGACGGCCTTCCTCGAACGACGGGACCCCGAATGGCGGCAGTGA